In Lacrimispora indolis DSM 755, a genomic segment contains:
- a CDS encoding ABC transporter substrate-binding protein: MKKRFLLLAGACVLAGMLSGCNSGAKGGSAETGVKNESAETGAKSESAEKAEAEGPAGKKVINVWSFTDEVPKMIEKYKELHPDFDYEINPTIIATTDGAYQPALDQALAAGGKDAPDLFCAEAAFVLKYTQGDARQYSAPYEDLGIDVAAEVKEADIAKYTIDIGTNPDNKLVALGYQATGGAFIYRRSIAKDTWGTDDPKEIGAKLGGGSNSWDSFFNAAKDLKAKGYGIISGDGDLWHAVENSSDTGWIVDGKLTIDPKREEFLDLSKRLMDEGFHNDTRDWQDAWFADMKGQGTKPVLGFFGPAWLINYVMAPNSGGEKIGEGTFGDWAVCESPIGFFWGGTWVLANKDSEVKEAVGDIIQWITLDSSENGLQYMWANGTMNDAGTKDAVASGTVMAKSDGSIDFLNGQNMFDVFVPANQFAKGTNLTQYDETINMYWRDQVREYTAGNKSREQAIKDFRQQVADNLDITVE; this comes from the coding sequence ATGAAAAAGCGGTTTTTATTGCTGGCAGGCGCATGTGTGCTGGCGGGAATGTTATCGGGGTGTAACAGCGGAGCAAAAGGCGGATCCGCAGAAACGGGAGTTAAGAATGAATCTGCGGAAACGGGAGCAAAGAGCGAATCTGCAGAAAAAGCAGAAGCTGAGGGACCTGCCGGAAAAAAGGTAATCAATGTCTGGTCCTTTACAGATGAAGTTCCTAAAATGATCGAAAAATACAAGGAATTGCATCCGGACTTTGATTATGAAATCAATCCTACCATCATTGCCACAACGGATGGTGCTTACCAGCCGGCACTGGATCAGGCACTGGCGGCAGGTGGGAAAGATGCGCCCGACTTGTTTTGCGCGGAAGCTGCATTTGTTCTTAAATATACGCAGGGAGATGCCAGGCAATATTCGGCGCCCTACGAGGACCTGGGAATTGACGTGGCTGCAGAAGTAAAAGAAGCGGACATTGCCAAGTATACCATTGACATTGGAACGAATCCTGATAACAAGCTGGTTGCTTTAGGATACCAGGCCACAGGCGGTGCCTTTATCTACCGTCGTTCCATTGCAAAGGATACCTGGGGAACCGATGACCCGAAGGAAATCGGCGCTAAATTGGGAGGAGGCTCTAATAGCTGGGATTCATTCTTCAATGCTGCCAAGGATTTAAAAGCCAAAGGCTACGGCATTATATCAGGAGACGGAGATTTATGGCACGCAGTGGAGAACAGCTCTGATACCGGCTGGATCGTGGACGGTAAGCTGACCATTGACCCGAAACGGGAAGAATTTTTGGATCTGTCCAAGCGGTTGATGGATGAAGGATTTCATAACGATACCAGGGATTGGCAGGATGCCTGGTTTGCGGATATGAAGGGCCAGGGAACAAAGCCGGTTTTAGGCTTCTTTGGACCTGCGTGGCTGATCAATTATGTTATGGCTCCTAATTCCGGCGGCGAAAAGATCGGAGAAGGAACCTTTGGAGACTGGGCGGTTTGTGAATCTCCCATTGGCTTCTTCTGGGGCGGTACATGGGTATTGGCAAATAAGGATTCTGAGGTAAAAGAGGCTGTTGGTGACATTATCCAGTGGATCACCCTGGATTCTTCTGAAAACGGCTTGCAGTACATGTGGGCAAACGGAACCATGAATGATGCGGGGACTAAGGACGCTGTGGCTTCCGGTACGGTTATGGCCAAATCCGACGGTTCTATCGACTTCTTAAACGGACAGAATATGTTTGACGTATTTGTTCCGGCAAACCAGTTCGCAAAGGGAACGAACCTGACACAGTACGATGAAACCATTAACATGTATTGGAGAGATCAGGTGCGGGAATACACCGCAGGGAACAAGAGCAGAGAACAGGCGATTAAGGATTTCAGACAGCAGGTAGCAGATAATCTGGATATCACCGTTGAATAA